A single Henriciella sp. AS95 DNA region contains:
- a CDS encoding VirB3 family type IV secretion system protein — translation MLDGYEIPLHRSLAEPILMAGAPRSAAIAIGTLSAALALGLRLWIPGLVVWVAGHSLAVLMARSDPDFLAVAIRSARHKEHLSC, via the coding sequence ATGCTCGACGGCTACGAGATCCCCCTCCACCGCTCGCTCGCCGAACCCATCCTGATGGCCGGCGCGCCACGTTCGGCCGCCATCGCCATCGGGACGCTGTCAGCCGCTTTGGCCCTCGGCCTCCGGCTCTGGATACCGGGGCTTGTGGTCTGGGTGGCGGGACACTCGCTAGCCGTCCTCATGGCCCGGTCCGATCCGGATTTTCTCGCCGTCGCAATCCGGTCTGCCCGTCACAAGGAACATCTTTCATGCTGA